TCTGGCCATTACACCACCTATTAACTTCAAATGCCAAATTTTGTTGTATTTGGTTCTTTATCATGGCTAAATTAAaactttgaaaaataataaaatatttttattacctttttggctcatttttttttttgttatagaaACTTCATTTGTGTTGTGCATGATTATTGGGTTTTTGGTGGGGACAGCTTTTGCTCAGTTTTTAGTGTGAAGAGTTCGGACCATGCGAGTTCTTTGTATAGAAAAGGTGATGATCAAATGAGAGGGTccgatttgtatttttaatttttttttttagttttgaaaataaaaatcgaAGGGTCCGATTtcaacattaaaaaattttttattttttaaaccacAAATCGGATTGTGATTGTttgtttaaaaaaacaaaataatacaaAGAAATCGGAGACATTGATTTGTATAACCCATAGCAACGTAAAACACTTCTCTTCTCACACCATCCTGTGATACAGGTCTTTCTCGAAAAAGAATTTGAGTAAAATTTTAGTGGGAGGAgtgataaattatttataaaaaaagttcAAATATATTTATGCAAaatattaattactaaattagttaattaaattaaaaaatataaaatatacataataaatatatgtaatttacggctaattttttttgttatggaagtaaaagtggtgatatactttaacatggtaatttttggtgtttttcaaAACTGTGGAAGTACACAAATTCCTGGGACCGATTTGTGTACCTCTCAAAAATCCCTGGAATTGATTTGTGTACTTCTCACAAATCGGTCAGTCCGATTTCTGCTTCTCTAGTTAAATGATCCCACATTTAAGTATAACACCCCAACAATCCACATTTAAGAAAAATACTACTACcattccaatattaaaaataaaaaattcgtatTTTACACGCATTTAGCAATTcttttaagaaaaggaaaatatataaattaagggCTTAAGGCAATAATAAAACAAATTAGAAGTTAGAAGTGGCAAAcgagagagaaatagagaaagatCCAGCTACACCATTTTGGCGGTTGTTCACTCATTCACTTCTGATTCTCTGAACTCTTCCAGAGTTCTACTTCAGTTTTAGGGTAGATTAGgttccacttcttcttcttcttcttcttcaatctctaATCTCCAATTTTGAAGAATATGGAGAAAATGAGAGCGAGAAACTTGAACTCAGTTTTCTACGCTGATTCCTATCATCCCATTCAAGCTGGCAGCATCGACGGCACCGACGTTCTTCCTCACGACAATGCCATTTATCGCGCTCACCTCTGTTCCTCTATCGGCCTCTGTTTGTAtctccattcttttctttttctcctttttgttttttttccccCGCGatgaaattagaataaaaatttgattttgttcATTTTTATGTTGAAAAATTGGATTTTGCAGATGACCCTTTCGGTGATCCTAAGATTATTGGAGACCCTTATTGCACTCTTTTCGTGGGTCGTCTCTCTCGTCTCACCTCTGAAGATACTCTCCGCAAGGTTCACCTTTCTCACCTCTTTtctaaattgttatttttttattgggtACAAAATGATGTTTTCatcttccatgttagattttgtTAGTAGTTAGCAAGGCCTACGAAATAGGCGTAGATGTTACTTTGATCTTGTGGAAACTGGAAACTACACATAAGAATATTTTAGAATTGTCTTAactatgttttaaattttaacttaggTAATGTTGATTTGGTTTTTGCCTTGAGAATAGAGAAGTAGGAAGTAAGATATTGGATTAGAAGGACGTATTCAATTCTGATTTTTGATTGTGCTTCTGAGCAAAGAATCCATTGGTGAAAGTATGAAAGTAACTCATTTTTACTACTTGTTGTTTGAAGATATAAATTTCTTCATAGATTAGATTGATGCAATTCAGTTTTAAAGACTAAAGTTTGTTCGATTTAAGAACTCAGAATTGATGGACAAATGAAAGAGAGAGGGAAAAGACTATAATCCTAATGCACATTTAGATCATATTGCCACTTCTTTTGCTGCCTCATTTTGTAGAACTTTTGTCTGATGTATTATGTGGTTTTGGTCTTTCAGGTTATGAGTAAGTATGGTCGGGTGAAGAACTTACGCTTGGTCAGGGACATTGGTATAGTTCTTTAGTCTATCCTAATATTCAATCCCTCTACCATTGTGATTTCATCATGCATCTTTTAACAGCCAAGTTTTTATGGTTCATGACTGAAtgccatatattgataattactCTTTTAACCATATATCTGTCAAGCTGTGGGGTTCAAGTTTATAATTTGGATTTACTTTGATTTTGGTTGCAGTAACAGGAGCTTCTCGTGGTTATGCTTTTGTTGAATTCGAAACTGAAAGAGAGATGCGACGTGCATATATGGTGCTGTAACGTGTTAAAAAATTGCTCATGTTTTTTAATTGTTTGAAATGTTAATTGTGCTGATATATGTTTTTCTCATTTGCAGGATGCTCATCATTCCTATATCGATGATTGTGAAATCATAGTTGATTATAACAGGCAACAATTGATGCCAGGATGGATTCCTAGAAGATTAGGTCAGTTAAAGTGTCTCATTCCTTAAATTGTATTTGTAGTATCTGCTCACTGAGCCAGAGCCATCTCATATCTCTGTTTTCTCTCACAGGTGGTGGCCTTAGCAGCAAGAAGGAATCAGGACAACTTCGTTTTGGAGGAAGAGAGAAACCATTTCGTGCACCCTTGTATATATTCAGTCCTCTCAATTATATCTGCTATTTTCTTTGGAAATATCTTAGAAACTAGTTCTCAAACCATGATCTGCTTTTAACCAGGAAGCCGATCCCATACGAGGAATTGAAGAAGCTTGGCATCCCACCACCACCTGAGGGTAGATACATGTCACGCTTTCAGGTGTTGTTATTAACTTTACAGCATATATTCCCTTGAGATGGTTTCTTATATTCTCATTTTGTAAGAATATATCTGTACTTACTTTCATTTGCTAATGTGTATATACAGGTCCCATCCCCTCCTAGAAGAGAAAGGGACCTTTCGGACAGGGAAGAAGGCTCTCATAGAAGGAGTTCCAAGGACAAGAACAGGACTGAAGATGCTCTCAAAAGTTCGGCAGACACTGAGGAAGAGCATTATAGAAGGAGTTCGAGTCACCGAGAAGATGAGGAAAGGCATTCTAGAAGGAGTTCGAGTTATCGAGAAGATGAGGAAGGACATTATAGGAGGAGTTCGAGTCACCAAGAAGATCACTCACGCAGAAGGGGCTCTtcagagagaaaagaagagaagggtAGCCATTACCATCATAGGAGGTCGTCTGAGAAAGAACATCGGTACAGGAGTTCTGAATCCGAGAAGCATTCTCGTAAACGGAAAGAAAGAGCTGAACACTCTCATAGGAGGGAAAAATATAGCCGGCGTTCACCGAATGAAGACTAAGGCGTACGACGATCCGTCGATGTCAATCAAGCCCTTTCGGATTTGTATGTATATACTGTGTACATGGTAACATGGAAGATATAGGAACTCTCAGTGGTTAGCACTCTGTAGTTACTGATTTCTTATTAAGAAGGGTCATGTCCCAATCCTTACTGATAGAGCCAACTCATTTTTCACCAATGTATGTTAATTCAAGTCATACAACATTTTTAAGGTACCAGCCTCAAAAAGTGATTATGATAAAGTCAATAGTTTGAGTAGAATCAGTGCTGAAGCTGAAGGAAGTTTGGATCAAGTCACTTTATTAAGATAGTGTCACACAGACAAAGATATCGAAAGGTGACTAGGTCTTTACATAATTACACAGGATATTTGTTCGAGAAAAATTAAACGAAAAGTTCAAAGGATCAAAAGTACTGTTTGgtaaacaaaatacaaatttatttaaaaagtaagATAATACTAGTAATACCcttcaaaatcaaaagaaaataaaaaccaaaacaactGCAAAAGTAATAAATTACTGCTTAGTAAGTAATCTTGAAAAGATCAAACAAGTCATTGTAAATACCAAAATCATACAATGACAAACGAACGATAATAGTTGGAAGAGACCACCTCAGAATTGTCATTGAAAAAAAGGGTTTGTTTCATTAACGTGGTTGACTTTTCACGAGTTGGGGCAGGCAACGCAAACCTTCCCGTTGTAGCAGTCGTTTAGGCCAATGAAtcctttagttttctttttaattatcattactttttcaaaaacaattccGATTTGATTGCTACtttttttcttccttcctttctgtACTTTGCCTCAACTTTCGCACCCACCAAACGCTGTTCCTTCTTCTTCAATCAGACACAACAAAGTTGGATCCTTTCCTTCATTTGAACTGAGAAAGAGCATCCACAATGCCCAACTGGGAACTCAAGAACTGTTGTGACAAAGATCAGAAGATCTTCATTGCTTGTGTTGCTGCCTTCACCGTTGTTATCTTCGTGGTTCgtaccttctctctctctcttgaacCACTTATCTTTCTTCTTTGCAGAAAGGGATAACACACCCCACTTTAGCAATTTGCGCGATCACTTGCTTTTCAGCTCAAAGTCAGAGACTTTAGTTTAAATTATCAGTACTTTATGATTAAAAATCACTCCTTTTTTATTTGCCATGTCAAAATTTTCAAGCTTTTAGTTGAGAGAATCATGCATCCCAAGAGGAAGAGTATTGGGAATCGTTtatcattttcaaatttcttGTTTCTCAAATCTGTTTAGACTGGGTCAAATTTGGGTAGCTCTACTATGAGTTGATTTGACATTTGAAAATGGAACATTTATAAAAGAGGTCCTTAGTTTGGTTAGTCTCATATAGTATACACTTGAATGttatattatgtttattttttcttttccatatatgtGGAACTAATAACCATAGTTATTGCCATATCTATTGCAATATTTTTGTTTGTAGCTGTATAATTGATCTTCTTATGCTaatactttgatgtggtggttttAGCTATGGAGGACCTTTCTACTTACACCTTTCAAGCTCATCACTGTGTTTTTGCACGAAGCAAGTCATGCAATTGCTTGCATTCTCACTTGTGGCAAGGTATAACTAACAATACCGAAGCTTACTGCATTTTGTTGTACAAGTTGCCAACTCTGGTCTCTGTCTCAACATAGGAaggaacacacacacacacacacacacacaatgaTGTTATGGCTTTTATTTTATAATGCAAGAAATCAAGGAATGTCTTGAATCAATGATGGTTCCAGTTAATTTGAGTGGAGATATTTAACTTTAGA
The sequence above is drawn from the Arachis hypogaea cultivar Tifrunner chromosome 4, arahy.Tifrunner.gnm2.J5K5, whole genome shotgun sequence genome and encodes:
- the LOC112744956 gene encoding U11/U12 small nuclear ribonucleoprotein 35 kDa protein-like isoform X1, which encodes MEKMRARNLNSVFYADSYHPIQAGSIDGTDVLPHDNAIYRAHLCSSIGLYDPFGDPKIIGDPYCTLFVGRLSRLTSEDTLRKVMSKYGRVKNLRLVRDIVTGASRGYAFVEFETEREMRRAYMDAHHSYIDDCEIIVDYNRQQLMPGWIPRRLGGGLSSKKESGQLRFGGREKPFRAPLKPIPYEELKKLGIPPPPEGRYMSRFQVPSPPRRERDLSDREEGSHRRSSKDKNRTEDALKSSADTEEEHYRRSSSHREDEERHSRRSSSYREDEEGHYRRSSSHQEDHSRRRGSSERKEEKGSHYHHRRSSEKEHRYRSSESEKHSRKRKERAEHSHRREKYSRRSPNED
- the LOC112744956 gene encoding U11/U12 small nuclear ribonucleoprotein 35 kDa protein-like isoform X2 codes for the protein MPFIALTSVPLSASVYDPFGDPKIIGDPYCTLFVGRLSRLTSEDTLRKVMSKYGRVKNLRLVRDIVTGASRGYAFVEFETEREMRRAYMDAHHSYIDDCEIIVDYNRQQLMPGWIPRRLGGGLSSKKESGQLRFGGREKPFRAPLKPIPYEELKKLGIPPPPEGRYMSRFQVPSPPRRERDLSDREEGSHRRSSKDKNRTEDALKSSADTEEEHYRRSSSHREDEERHSRRSSSYREDEEGHYRRSSSHQEDHSRRRGSSERKEEKGSHYHHRRSSEKEHRYRSSESEKHSRKRKERAEHSHRREKYSRRSPNED